A window of the Dongshaea marina genome harbors these coding sequences:
- a CDS encoding YhcB family protein: MTATLWLYVILVAIIALVIGFFAGRFSRKPCATTEQLTQDLEQALQNHERYQQQVQEHFVQSAEVLQHLNQSYQHFCEHMMHSSSGLIKSEELHQQLFQNTPRLEKQAEDEQAPRDYSGESSGLLR; the protein is encoded by the coding sequence ATGACTGCCACGCTCTGGCTCTACGTTATTCTTGTCGCAATCATCGCATTAGTCATCGGCTTTTTTGCCGGTCGTTTTTCCCGCAAACCCTGTGCCACAACCGAGCAACTGACTCAGGATCTGGAGCAGGCACTGCAAAATCATGAACGCTACCAGCAGCAGGTACAGGAGCACTTTGTACAGAGCGCTGAAGTATTGCAGCACCTCAATCAAAGCTATCAGCATTTTTGTGAGCACATGATGCACAGCTCATCGGGCCTGATTAAGTCCGAAGAACTCCATCAGCAGCTGTTTCAAAATACCCCGAGGCTTGAGAAGCAAGCCGAAGATGAGCAGGCACCCCGTGACTACTCAGGAGAGTCTTCCGGCCTGTTGCGATAG
- the rpsI gene encoding 30S ribosomal protein S9 → MADNQYYGTGRRKSSVARVFLKAGSGNIVVNKRSLDVYFGRETARMVVRQPLELVEMMEKLDLNITVKGGGISGQAGAIRHGITRALLQYDETLRPALRQAGFVTRDARRVERKKVGLHKARKRPQFSKR, encoded by the coding sequence ATGGCAGATAATCAATATTACGGCACTGGCCGTCGTAAAAGCTCAGTTGCTCGTGTCTTCCTGAAGGCAGGTAGCGGCAACATCGTAGTAAACAAGCGTTCTCTGGACGTATACTTCGGTCGCGAGACCGCTCGCATGGTTGTTCGTCAGCCACTCGAGCTGGTTGAGATGATGGAGAAGCTGGATCTGAACATCACCGTTAAGGGTGGTGGTATCTCAGGTCAAGCTGGTGCAATTCGCCACGGTATCACTCGTGCGTTGCTTCAGTATGACGAGACGCTGCGTCCAGCTCTTCGTCAGGCTGGCTTCGTTACTCGTGATGCACGTCGCGTTGAGCGTAAGAAAGTGGGTCTGCATAAAGCACGTAAGCGCCCACAGTTCTCTAAGCGTTAA
- the zapE gene encoding cell division protein ZapE, translating to MSVKQRYQRDLQQGFKQDSAQRVAVEHLDALSHALEVTAPMQQPKLRHRLLRRRVVTKVSMPRGLYLWGGVGRGKTYLMDLFYESLTTSAKQRFHFHHFMSRVHQQLKGLSGQSDPLKKVAEQFTREFRVLCFDEFYVSDITDAMLIGTLFDELFQRGLTLVATSNCHPDDLYKNGLQRAKFLPAIALLKEHCEVLNVDGGEDYRLRTLKQAEIYHYPLDSRAEQNLQACYRQLTQQSIDPASSQELEIGQRNIRIRQAGHGVLMADFHALCCTARSQLDYMEIARRFHTVLLSDLQQMNEQLDDAARRFIAMVDEFYERRVKLIISAAVPLGEIYTRGRLEFEFQRTRSRLEEMQSFAYLELPHLA from the coding sequence ATGAGTGTTAAACAGCGCTATCAGCGGGATCTGCAGCAGGGATTTAAACAGGACTCGGCTCAGCGAGTTGCTGTGGAGCATCTGGATGCCCTGAGTCATGCGCTGGAAGTCACTGCTCCTATGCAACAGCCTAAACTTCGGCATCGGCTTCTCAGGCGGCGTGTGGTGACGAAAGTCTCTATGCCTCGCGGCCTTTATCTTTGGGGGGGCGTCGGTCGCGGCAAGACCTACCTGATGGATCTCTTCTATGAATCACTGACGACTTCGGCCAAGCAGCGTTTTCACTTTCACCATTTCATGAGCCGGGTTCACCAGCAGCTCAAAGGCTTGTCCGGTCAGAGTGACCCCCTTAAGAAAGTGGCGGAGCAGTTTACCCGTGAGTTCAGGGTGCTGTGTTTTGATGAGTTCTATGTGTCAGATATCACCGATGCCATGCTGATTGGTACCCTGTTTGATGAGTTGTTTCAGCGGGGGCTGACCCTGGTGGCGACCTCAAACTGCCACCCGGATGATCTCTATAAGAATGGCCTGCAACGAGCCAAGTTTCTGCCGGCTATCGCTCTGCTCAAGGAGCACTGTGAAGTGCTTAATGTGGATGGGGGAGAGGATTACCGGTTGCGTACCCTCAAGCAGGCAGAGATCTACCATTACCCTCTGGACTCCCGGGCGGAGCAGAATCTGCAAGCCTGCTATCGGCAGCTGACTCAGCAGTCGATCGACCCGGCTTCGAGCCAGGAACTTGAGATAGGGCAGCGTAATATCAGGATTCGCCAGGCGGGACATGGGGTATTGATGGCCGACTTTCACGCCCTGTGTTGTACTGCCCGCAGCCAGCTCGACTATATGGAGATCGCCAGGCGCTTTCATACCGTACTGCTCTCAGACCTGCAACAGATGAATGAGCAGCTCGATGATGCGGCGCGGCGCTTTATCGCCATGGTGGATGAGTTTTATGAGCGTAGGGTCAAGCTCATCATCTCGGCGGCCGTGCCCCTTGGGGAGATCTATACCCGGGGACGGCTGGAGTTTGAGTTCCAGAGAACCCGCTCCAGGCTCGAAGAGATGCAATCTTTCGCCTATCTGGAGCTCCCTCACCTGGCCTGA
- the rplM gene encoding 50S ribosomal protein L13, translating to MKTFVAKPESVKRDWYIVDAEGKTLGRIATEIAHRLRGKHKPEYTPHVDCGDHIVVVNAAKVHVTGNKRSGKIYHAHTGYPGGLKSISFEKLIEKAPERVIESAVKGMLPRGPLGRAMFRKLKVYAGAEHKHAAQQPQVLDI from the coding sequence ATGAAAACTTTCGTTGCCAAGCCAGAGAGCGTAAAGCGCGACTGGTACATTGTTGATGCTGAAGGTAAAACTCTGGGACGCATCGCAACTGAGATTGCTCACCGCCTGCGTGGTAAGCATAAGCCTGAGTACACTCCACACGTTGACTGTGGCGACCACATCGTTGTGGTTAACGCTGCTAAAGTTCACGTTACTGGTAACAAGCGCTCTGGCAAAATCTATCACGCGCACACTGGTTACCCAGGTGGCCTGAAGTCAATCAGCTTCGAGAAGCTGATCGAGAAGGCTCCTGAGCGTGTAATCGAGTCTGCGGTTAAGGGTATGCTGCCACGCGGTCCGCTTGGTCGTGCTATGTTCCGTAAACTGAAAGTTTACGCGGGTGCCGAGCACAAGCATGCTGCTCAGCAACCTCAGGTACTGGACATTTAA